The following are from one region of the Mesorhizobium sp. B4-1-4 genome:
- a CDS encoding sulfate transporter family protein — protein MIFDAARTAALELFSPPFRAVFIKTLGLTLLALVALWFGLTSLVEWLALPWLHTLLPGVPSWAGWLGGIIAAIALAFGMALLVAPVTAAVAGLFLDDVAEVVERTDYPRDPVGRAMPALRSLVLAIKFLGVVILGNIVALLLLLVPGINIAAFFVVNGYLLGREFFEFAAMRFRPEEEARALRGRYAGTVFVAGLIISACLAVPLLNLVTPLFAAAMMVHLHKAISARETARSRG, from the coding sequence GTGATTTTCGACGCTGCCCGCACTGCGGCCTTGGAACTGTTTTCGCCTCCCTTCCGTGCCGTGTTCATCAAGACGCTTGGCCTGACCCTGCTGGCGCTGGTTGCCCTGTGGTTCGGCCTGACCAGCCTTGTCGAGTGGCTGGCCCTGCCATGGCTTCACACGCTGTTGCCCGGCGTGCCGTCCTGGGCCGGCTGGCTCGGCGGCATCATTGCGGCAATAGCGCTTGCTTTCGGCATGGCGCTGCTCGTTGCGCCGGTGACGGCCGCGGTCGCCGGCCTGTTCCTCGACGATGTCGCCGAGGTGGTCGAGCGCACCGACTATCCCCGCGATCCGGTTGGGCGCGCCATGCCGGCGCTGCGTTCGCTGGTGCTGGCGATAAAATTCCTAGGTGTCGTCATTCTGGGCAACATCGTCGCCTTGCTGCTTCTATTGGTGCCAGGCATCAACATCGCCGCGTTCTTCGTCGTCAACGGCTATCTGCTCGGCCGCGAGTTCTTCGAATTCGCCGCCATGCGCTTCCGCCCCGAGGAAGAGGCCAGGGCCTTGCGCGGGCGCTATGCCGGCACGGTGTTCGTCGCCGGCCTGATCATATCGGCCTGTCTTGCCGTGCCGCTGCTCAACCTTGTGACGCCGCTCTTCGCCGCCGCGATGATGGTGCATCTGCACAAGGCAATCTCGGCAAGGGAAACG